One Helianthus annuus cultivar XRQ/B chromosome 7, HanXRQr2.0-SUNRISE, whole genome shotgun sequence genomic region harbors:
- the LOC110868480 gene encoding UDP-glycosyltransferase 92A1, whose protein sequence is MAKHNIIMFPFMAQGHLIPFLSLSLQLEQKGYQITFINTPLNVANLRRTLPPSSTIRFVEIPFNPTDHNLPPNCENTDTLPPNRIYDLLVASTALQPAFQNILNDLVVAETPPFCVVADFFFGWSAAVSHKFGICHVIFSGSSGFGLACYFSSWINLPHKNCENGEFMLPDFKEAGKLQVTQLTPSLVAATGVDPWSKFQKKNLPEWAEADGFLFNTIEKLDEVGLSYFRRKFGRPVWAVGPINLPVSGGSPTRKNEKWLQFLNSKPASSVLYISFGSQNTITASQMMQLAKALDKSNKSFIWVVRPPLGFDINAEFKPEDWLPENFMTKIEDENRGLIVEKWAPQIDILSHESVGGFMTHCGWNSVLESLSCGVPMLGWPMAAEQFYNAKMMVEIAEVCVEVARGTSFDVWSEDLREKIEEVMSEDGKGKEMRKKAFEIKMMIEEAMRDEEGFKGSSVEAMEEFLQAPLLMKMKQNNVTRT, encoded by the exons ATGGCTAAACACAACATCATCATGTTCCCTTTCATGGCACAAGGCCATCTCATCCCATTCCTATCCTTATCCCTTCAACTCGAACAAAAGGGCTACCAAATCACCTTCATCAACACCCCTCTCAACGTCGCTAATCTCCGCCGCACCCTTCCCCCCTCCTCGACCATTCGCTTCGTTGAAATTCCATTCAACCCCACCGATCACAACCTCCCTCCAAACTGCGAAAACACGGACACCCTCCCTCCAAACCGAATATACGACCTCCTCGTCGCCTCCACCGCCCTCCAACCCGCCTTCCAAAACATCCTCAACGACCTCGTTGTGGCCGAAACGCCGCCGTTTTGTGTAGTGGCTGACTTTTTTTTCGGCTGGTCGGCGGCTGTGTCCCATAAGTTTGGAATTTGTCATGTTATATTTAGTGGGTCTAGTGGGTTTGGATTAGCGTGTTACTTTTCTTCTTGGATTAATTTGCCTCATAAAAATTGTGAAAATGGTGAGTTTATGTTACCGGATTTTAAAGAGGCTGGAAAGTTGCAGGTGACACAGTTGACTCCGAGTCTTGTAGCAGCCACCGGTGTTGACCCGTGGTCAAAGTTTCAAAAAAAGAATCTCCCGGAATGGGCCGAGGCTGATGGGTTTTTGTTTAATACTattgaaaagttggatgaagttGGTTTGTCCTACTTTAGAAGAAAATTCGGCCGGCCGGTTTGGGCCGTCGGACCGATTAACTTACCTGTGTCTGGTGGATCTCCTACACGAAAAAACG AAAAATGGCTTCAATTTTTGAACTCAAAACCAGCCTCTTCTGTTCTATACATCTCATTCGGATCACAAAACACCATCACCGCATCTCAAATGATGCAACTAGCAAAAGCATTAGACAAAAGCAACAAAAGCTTTATCTGGGTAGTCCGGCCACCCCTCGGGTTTGACATCAACGCTGAGTTCAAACCCGAGGACTGGCTACCAGAAAACTTCATGACGAAAATAGAAGACGAAAATCGCGGCCTCATTGTAGAAAAATGGGCACCACAAATAGATATATTGTCACACGAATCCGTGGGAGGGTTTATGACACATTGCGGGTGGAACTCGGTGTTGGAGTCGCTCAGTTGTGGCGTGCCAATGCTCGGGTGGCCGATGGCGGCCGAGCAGTTTTATAACGCGAAAATGATGGTCGAAATAGCCGAGGTGTGTGTGGAAGTGGCTAGAGGGACTAGTTTTGATGTGTGGAGTGAAGATTTGAGGGAGAAGATTGAGGAGGTGATGAGTGAAGATGGAAAAGGGAAGGAGATGAGGAAGAAAGCTTTTGAAATAAAGATGATGATTGAAGAAGCAATGAGAGATGAAGAAGGTTTTAAAGGCTCTTCTGTGGAAGCTATGGAAGAGTTTCTTCAAGCTCCATTGTTGATGAAGATGAAGCAGAATAATGTAACACGTACTTGA